A window of the Arachis duranensis cultivar V14167 chromosome 5, aradu.V14167.gnm2.J7QH, whole genome shotgun sequence genome harbors these coding sequences:
- the LOC107487360 gene encoding LOW QUALITY PROTEIN: ABC transporter G family member 14 (The sequence of the model RefSeq protein was modified relative to this genomic sequence to represent the inferred CDS: substituted 1 base at 1 genomic stop codon) — translation MPQNCIAPKPEYNTSSNSSSSTHHHSMEAALENNNTNEQQSIQKLTMFPITLKFEELVYKVKLEQKGGCWGSNKWSCKEKTILNGISGCVCPGEILAMLGPSGSGKTTLLTALGGRLTGKLSGKITYNNNPFSGSIKRRTGFVAQDDVLYPHLTVTETLFFTALLRLPKTLTRDEKVHHVERVISELGLTRCRSSMIGGPLFRGISGGEKKRVSIGQEMLINPSLLLLDEPTSGLDSTTAQRILNTIKRLAGGGRTVITTIHQPSSRLYYMFDKVVLLSEGSPIYYGPASTALDYFSSLGFSTSVTVNPSDLLLDLANGNXSIFSYIYIYASEQSEGLEQERKQVREALISAYDKNIATNLKAELCSVEVNNYNNMMIKDACARNQINQEQWCTSWWHQFKVLLQRGVRERRFEAFNRLRIFQVISVAFLGGLLWWHTPESHIEDRVALLFFFSVFWGFYPLYNAVFTFPQERRMLIKERSSGMYRLSSYFLARTIGDLPLELALPTAFVFIIYWMGGLKPDPVTFILSLLVVLYSVLVSQSLGLAFGAILMEIKQATTLASVTTLVFLIAGGYYVQQIPPFIVWLKYLSYSYYCYKLLLGVQYTQDDYYECSKGVMCKVADFPPIKSMGLNHLWVDVCIMALMLVGYRLIAYLALNRVR, via the exons ATGCCACAAAACTGCATAGCACCAAAACCAGAATACAACACTAGTagtaatagtagtagtagtactCATCATCACTCTATGGAAGCAGCCTTAGAGAATAATAATACCAATGAACAACAATCCATACAGAAACTCACTATGTTCCCCATAACTTTGAAG TTTGAGGAATTGGTGTACAAAGTGAAACTAGAACAGAAAGGAGGATGTTGGGGAAGCAACAAATGGAGCTGCAAAGAGAAAACAATTCTGAATGGAATCAGTGGTTGTGTTTGCCCTGGTGAGATTCTTGCCATGCTTGGCCCTTCAGGGAGTGGCAAAACCACACTCCTTACAGCTCTCGGAGGCCGTCTCACCGGAAAACTCTCCGGCAAGATAACATACAACAACAATCCATTCTCAGGTTCAATCAAGAGAAGAACAGGTTTTGTAGCACAAGATGATGTTCTATATCCTCACCTAACTGTAACTGAAACACTATTCTTCACTGCACTTCTGAGGCTTCCAAAGACTTTAACAAGAGATGAGAAGGTTCATCATGTTGAGAGAGTGATCAGTGAATTGGGATTAACAAGGTGTAGGAGCAGCATGATTGGAGGACCTTTGTTCAGAGGAATTTCTGGtggagaaaagaagagagttaGTATTGGACAAGAAATGCTTATTAATCCTAGCTTGTTGCTTCTTGATGAGCCTACTTCTGGTTTGGATTCCACAACTGCTCAGAGGATCTTGAACACTATTAAGAGACTCGCCGGCGGCGGAAGAACCGTTATAACCACCATTCACCAGCCATCTAGCAGGCTATACTACATGTTTGACAAGGTTGTGTTGCTCTCTGAAGGCTCTCCTATTTACTATGGTCCTGCTTCCACTGCTTTGGACTATTTCTCTTCACTTGGATTCTCTACTTCTGTCACTGTTAATCCTTCTGATCTCTTGCTTGATCTTGCCAATGGTAATTAATCaatattttcatatatatatatatatgcaagtGAACAAAGTGAGGGATTAGAACAAGAAAGGAAGCAAGTTAGAGAAGCTCTAATATCAGCTTATGATAAGAACATAGCAACAAATCTGAAAGCTGAGCTGTGCAGTGTTGAGGTGAACAACTACAACAacatgatgatcaaagatgcaTGTGCAA GGAATCAGATCAATCAGGAGCAATGGTGCACAAGTTGGTGGCATCAGTTTAAAGTACTATTGCAGAGGGGAGTGAGGGAGAGAAGGTTTGAAGCATTCAATAGGCTGAGAATATTCCAAGTCATAAGTGTTGCTTTTCTTGGTGGACTCTTGTGGTGGCATACCCCAGAATCACACATTGAAGATCGG GTAGCATTGCTGTTTTTCTTCTCAGTTTTCTGGGGATTCTACCCTCTATACAATGCAGTATTCACATTCCCACAAGAGAGGAGAATGCTGATAAAGGAAAGATCTTCAGGAATGTACAGGCTGTCTTCCTACTTCTTAGCAAGAACAATAGGAGACTTGCCATTGGAGCTTGCACTTCCAACTGCATTTGTGTTCATAATCTATTGGATGGGAGGACTCAAACCTGATCCTGTTACATTCATCCtttctcttcttgttgttctctACAGTGTCCTTGTTTCTCAAAGCTTAGGCTTAGCATTTGGTGCTATATTAATGGAGATCAAACAAGCAACCACTCTAGCTTCTGTCACAACCCTTGTGTTCCTCATTGCTGGTGGATACTATGTTCAACAGATTCCACCTTTTATAGTGTGGCTAAAGTACTTGAGCTATAGCTACTACTGTTACAAGCTTCTTCTTGGTGTTCAATACACTCAAGATGATTACTATGAATGCTCAAAGGGTGTGATGTGCAAGGTTGCTGATTTTCCACCAATCAAATCAATGGGATTGAATCATCTTTGGGTTGATGTTTGCATTATGGCACTTATGTTGGTTGGTTATAGACTAATTGCTTATTTAGCACTCAATAGAGTAAGGTAG